In the genome of Leptospira noumeaensis, one region contains:
- a CDS encoding UbiD family decarboxylase: MVSLRSTNDFVRLLQTEGELRVISDPVDPYLELAEIQRRIVAKKGPALLFTNVKGTKFPVATNLYGSEKRIHLAFGPKPVATIQRLAKLAKEIFPPRFSKLWKERSLGLLPFQVGLKQVRRAPVLSGSVSSTLELPQVVSWPKDGGAFVTLPLVYTQHPESGNGNLGMYRVQLFKDKTVGMHIQIHRGGGFHYYEAEKKGESLPAHVYIGGPPALTIAAVAPLPEEIPELVFASFLMGEKLRMKKDKMVSPYPIVADADFALIGSIPPYVRKPEGPFGDHYGYYSLLHDYPYLDLKHILHRKDAIWAATVVGRPPQEDHYIAEFLQDLLSPMFPLVMPQVLGVWAYEESGVHSLAAAVVKERYFREAFMGALRILGEGQLSLTKCLLVTNERVNLKNFSETFKVITERCDPKTDFFIFSHISQDTLDYTSGTVNKGSKLLWMGIGDTNAPVKFPNLPRQFNGNFKDKRLTKPRVFLPGVLVVEGSAFAKDDQLAQHLLKEDLGSFHYVFLVDDAEDASKTDSDFIWTMFTRMEPASDVYARTETKQNHIAYQVPIVFDCRMKPWIPEVLLPLSETVKQVNEKFGRIIDSI, encoded by the coding sequence ATGGTTTCACTACGATCTACCAATGATTTTGTCCGACTTTTGCAAACGGAGGGAGAACTCCGTGTGATTTCTGATCCCGTGGATCCTTACCTGGAACTTGCGGAGATCCAGAGGCGAATTGTGGCGAAAAAGGGCCCAGCCCTTCTTTTTACCAATGTCAAAGGGACAAAGTTTCCGGTTGCTACCAATCTTTACGGCTCTGAAAAACGAATTCATTTGGCCTTTGGCCCAAAACCAGTAGCGACCATCCAACGTCTTGCTAAACTCGCGAAGGAAATTTTTCCACCTCGGTTCTCGAAACTCTGGAAGGAACGTTCTCTAGGGCTTCTTCCTTTCCAAGTGGGTTTAAAACAGGTGAGAAGGGCCCCAGTTCTCTCTGGCAGCGTTTCATCCACGCTTGAGTTACCCCAAGTGGTTTCTTGGCCGAAGGATGGTGGTGCCTTTGTCACTCTTCCTTTGGTTTATACCCAACATCCTGAATCGGGAAATGGAAACTTAGGTATGTACCGCGTGCAACTTTTCAAAGACAAAACTGTAGGGATGCACATCCAAATCCACCGCGGGGGTGGGTTCCATTATTATGAAGCTGAAAAAAAAGGAGAATCCCTTCCGGCTCATGTTTACATTGGTGGACCACCTGCCTTAACCATCGCTGCTGTGGCACCACTCCCCGAAGAGATCCCGGAACTTGTTTTTGCCTCCTTTCTTATGGGTGAAAAACTCCGGATGAAAAAAGACAAAATGGTTTCCCCGTATCCCATTGTAGCCGATGCCGATTTTGCTCTTATCGGTTCCATCCCACCGTACGTAAGAAAACCAGAAGGCCCTTTTGGTGACCACTACGGATACTATTCGTTGTTACACGATTATCCTTACTTAGACCTAAAACATATTTTGCATAGAAAGGATGCGATCTGGGCGGCTACAGTGGTAGGAAGGCCTCCCCAAGAAGACCATTACATCGCCGAGTTTTTACAAGATTTACTTTCTCCTATGTTTCCCCTAGTGATGCCACAGGTGCTCGGTGTTTGGGCCTACGAAGAATCAGGTGTCCATTCCCTTGCTGCTGCCGTGGTAAAGGAACGGTATTTCCGAGAAGCCTTTATGGGCGCTCTTCGCATTTTAGGAGAAGGACAACTTTCTCTCACAAAATGTTTACTGGTTACAAACGAACGAGTGAATTTAAAAAACTTTTCAGAAACCTTCAAAGTCATCACTGAAAGATGTGATCCAAAAACTGATTTTTTTATCTTTAGTCATATCAGCCAAGATACTTTAGATTATACAAGTGGAACTGTAAACAAAGGCAGTAAACTTTTATGGATGGGAATTGGTGATACAAATGCACCTGTAAAGTTCCCAAATCTTCCCCGACAGTTTAATGGAAATTTTAAAGACAAACGATTGACTAAACCAAGAGTATTTTTACCTGGAGTGCTTGTGGTAGAAGGATCAGCTTTTGCAAAAGACGACCAATTGGCTCAGCACTTGTTAAAGGAAGATCTCGGTAGTTTCCATTATGTATTTCTTGTGGATGATGCAGAAGATGCTTCCAAAACAGATTCGGATTTCATTTGGACCATGTTTACAAGAATGGAGCCGGCCTCCGATGTTTATGCAAGAACAGAAACCAAACAGAACCATATCGCATACCAAGTTCCTATTGTATTTGATTGCCGGATGAAACCTTGGATTCCTGAAGTCCTACTTCCTCTTTCGGAAACAGTGAAACAAGTGAATGAAAAATTTGGACGGATCATCGATTCTATCTGA
- a CDS encoding phosphatase domain-containing protein, with translation MNSMSQEPNTTQPIITDIKRIAVCGGSLGRERRSYVRGQVVDVGITDLMKAEGLWDLMTGLFIGEETKITPFLDFSLAPVRKPVLKLEVYDASGGKIYTSGKIKADEDGFFSCEIRDKLPVGFHDFQVILEGLDSFRQYSKDLAHLNATEDSILGKTTIVGKGKLRILAEDYKGMVVTSDIDQTYLATDIHSGKGKFTAVFETPNQKQALPGMPELYRELRGSLSNAPLAFISASPHFFRRTMLATIAKDGIQIESLHLKYLEGTIKGVFDKVLGTIFNPIEFLQNGFKPAWSRTKKFLGASYQSLFDQMSYKLSILLYDRIYLPKDAKEILLGDNTESDYMIFTLYQVICMGKLTGDELEEYLYKLNFLGRDAITRDAAKKIRLLAEEIHRIHGTSNPVSLSLINKTNHGPSEADMREKVKDALPAGMYENLFAKEQAFYGTEGALGMGIILESEGYLTIEQILAVVAGMIGKVLEGKLVDEGFLLKLMDELTIPKSAEGTRQKLKEGLISAFRS, from the coding sequence ATAAATTCTATGTCCCAAGAACCAAATACCACACAACCAATCATTACCGATATCAAAAGAATTGCTGTCTGCGGAGGATCTTTAGGAAGAGAGAGGCGCTCGTATGTCCGAGGCCAAGTGGTGGATGTGGGGATTACCGATCTGATGAAGGCAGAGGGCCTTTGGGATCTAATGACTGGACTTTTTATTGGGGAAGAAACAAAAATCACACCCTTTCTAGATTTTTCTTTGGCTCCCGTCAGAAAACCAGTATTAAAATTAGAAGTGTATGATGCGAGTGGTGGAAAAATTTACACCTCAGGCAAAATCAAAGCGGATGAAGATGGTTTTTTTTCCTGCGAAATCCGAGACAAACTCCCCGTTGGGTTCCATGACTTTCAAGTCATACTCGAAGGCCTGGATAGTTTTCGACAATATTCCAAAGACTTGGCCCATTTAAATGCCACAGAAGATTCTATTTTGGGAAAAACAACAATTGTTGGAAAAGGAAAACTCCGGATCCTTGCCGAAGACTACAAAGGAATGGTGGTGACTTCGGATATTGACCAAACATATTTGGCTACAGACATCCACTCTGGAAAAGGAAAGTTTACTGCTGTCTTTGAGACACCTAACCAAAAACAGGCGCTGCCCGGTATGCCGGAACTGTACAGAGAACTTCGTGGTTCATTGTCGAATGCTCCTTTGGCATTTATCTCAGCCAGTCCCCATTTTTTTCGTCGCACCATGCTTGCCACCATTGCCAAAGATGGAATCCAGATTGAATCTTTGCATTTAAAATATTTAGAAGGAACGATCAAAGGTGTCTTTGATAAAGTGCTTGGGACAATTTTTAACCCTATCGAATTTTTACAAAATGGATTTAAACCCGCATGGTCTCGAACGAAAAAGTTCTTAGGAGCTTCTTACCAGAGTTTATTTGACCAAATGTCTTACAAACTCTCCATCCTACTCTATGACCGCATTTACCTTCCCAAAGATGCAAAAGAAATCCTACTCGGTGACAATACAGAATCCGATTATATGATCTTTACTCTTTACCAAGTCATTTGTATGGGTAAACTCACCGGAGACGAATTAGAAGAATATTTATACAAACTAAACTTTCTTGGTCGGGATGCCATCACAAGAGATGCGGCTAAAAAAATTAGACTCCTAGCCGAAGAAATTCATAGAATCCATGGAACCTCTAACCCGGTTTCCTTAAGTCTCATCAACAAAACAAACCATGGACCAAGTGAAGCCGATATGCGTGAAAAAGTAAAGGATGCCTTACCTGCGGGAATGTATGAGAACCTTTTTGCCAAGGAACAAGCGTTTTATGGAACAGAGGGAGCTTTGGGAATGGGGATCATTTTAGAATCGGAAGGATACTTAACGATCGAACAGATTTTAGCTGTGGTGGCGGGAATGATTGGGAAGGTGCTTGAGGGGAAACTTGTGGATGAGGGTTTTTTGCTGAAGTTAATGGACGAATTGACCATCCCTAAATCAGCAGAGGGAACTAGGCAAAAACTAAAAGAAGGTTTAATTTCTGCCTTTAGGTCTTAA
- a CDS encoding glycosyltransferase family 2 protein encodes MHHYLVPRKKPNLLSLIIPCYNEEEVLNILKKKLRDTIPKFQVKTEIILVNDGSSDLTIVGLMQWAKEDASVRVISLARNFGHQIAVTAGMDHARGDAVVVMDADLQDPPEIILEMLKKYEEGYDVVYGQRLARSGESFFKKVTAWAFYRLMKILVHKDLPLDSGDFRLISRRCLDALNGLRENHRFLRGMNAWIGFPQTPVYYNRDPRVAGETKYPLQKMLKLAMNAAVSFSPLPLRFSLGLGIVVAVIGFAVGVYALFRAFQHFILQMPIVYNPGWATIVTLICLIGGSILISIGILGEYVARIFEESKGRPLYVVEFTEGIRTEKSSAKPKR; translated from the coding sequence ATGCATCATTATCTTGTCCCCAGAAAAAAACCAAATCTTCTCTCCCTAATCATTCCTTGTTATAACGAGGAAGAAGTTTTAAACATTTTAAAAAAAAAGTTAAGAGATACCATCCCAAAGTTTCAAGTCAAAACAGAAATCATACTGGTGAATGATGGAAGTTCTGATTTGACTATCGTTGGTTTGATGCAATGGGCAAAAGAAGATGCGAGTGTTCGTGTTATATCCTTAGCTAGAAATTTTGGTCACCAAATTGCTGTCACTGCAGGTATGGATCATGCACGCGGTGATGCTGTGGTTGTGATGGATGCCGACCTGCAAGACCCTCCTGAAATCATTCTGGAAATGTTAAAAAAATACGAAGAAGGGTATGATGTTGTTTACGGGCAGAGACTAGCTCGTTCCGGTGAATCATTTTTTAAAAAAGTAACTGCTTGGGCTTTTTATCGTTTGATGAAAATTTTAGTTCATAAAGACCTTCCTTTGGATTCGGGAGATTTTCGCCTGATTTCTAGAAGATGTTTGGATGCATTGAATGGCCTTCGTGAAAATCACAGATTCCTTCGCGGGATGAATGCATGGATTGGATTTCCGCAAACTCCCGTTTACTACAATCGGGATCCGAGAGTGGCGGGTGAAACCAAATACCCGTTACAGAAGATGTTAAAATTGGCAATGAATGCCGCGGTTTCTTTTTCTCCTTTGCCACTCCGTTTTAGTTTAGGGCTTGGGATTGTGGTAGCAGTGATTGGTTTTGCAGTAGGGGTGTATGCGCTCTTCCGAGCCTTCCAACATTTTATTTTGCAAATGCCGATAGTTTATAATCCTGGTTGGGCCACCATCGTCACTTTGATTTGTTTGATCGGTGGATCCATTCTGATTTCGATTGGGATTTTGGGAGAATATGTAGCCCGTATTTTTGAAGAGTCCAAAGGCCGACCTCTTTATGTAGTCGAGTTCACCGAAGGTATCCGCACAGAGAAATCTTCGGCCAAACCGAAAAGATAA